Genomic DNA from Thermodesulfovibrionales bacterium:
GTGACTTGAAAGGCCATTCCCGCCACGGAACTACCACCTTTATGTCCGGTTTGAGGGCATAATAGGTGAGTTCGAACCTCACCTGGTCATTGCCCTTTCCGGTTGCCCCGTGTGAAACAGCGTCAGCCCCTTCTCTTTCGGCAATCTCTATCTGACGCTTCGCGATGAGAGGCCTCGCGATGGAGGTGCCGAGAAGATAAGAGCCTTCGTATACCGCATTCGCCCTGAGCATGGGGAATATATACTGAGATGTGAATTCCTCCCTCAGATCCTCGACATAGACCTTCGAAGCACCAGTCCTCAAGGCCTTCTCCCTCACCGCCTCGAGATCTTCGCCTTGCCCGAGGTCGGCGCAAAAAGCTATGACCTCGGCACCGTAGGTCTCCCGAAGCCAGACGATCGCAACAGAAGTATCGAGTCCTCCCGAGTATGCGAGCACGATCTTTTTCATGAGAACCTCCGTACCTGTTTACAGGATAGCGAGCCCTTCACCTTGCAAAGATAAACCTTAGCACAAAGGAAAAACAAATTTCAAAACACGATAGGTTTCACGCTCATAACCTCCGCAGAAACTTTGAGAGTACGAGGGTCGTCAGGAGACAGACCGATGAACCGATCGAGACCGCCCCGGGAGTCCCCGCACGATGAGCGATGACCCCGATGATGTAACTTCCGACCGGAGCAACCCCAAGGAAAACGAGGGCATAGACACTCATAACCCTTCCCCTCAGGCTGTCGGGCACCGAAAGCTGGATAAAGCTGTTCCCGACAGCGAGGAAGCTCACGATACCCCACCCGGTAAAGACGAGGGCCAGACGGGAAAGGGCGTAGTCCCTCGAAAGAGAAAACGCCAACAGTGAAGCG
This window encodes:
- a CDS encoding argininosuccinate synthase domain-containing protein, with the protein product MKKIVLAYSGGLDTSVAIVWLRETYGAEVIAFCADLGQGEDLEAVREKALRTGASKVYVEDLREEFTSQYIFPMLRANAVYEGSYLLGTSIARPLIAKRQIEIAEREGADAVSHGATGKGNDQVRFELTYYALKPDIKVVVPWREWPFKS